In Candidatus Nitrosotenuis uzonensis, one DNA window encodes the following:
- the dph5 gene encoding diphthine synthase has product MLWFIGIGITGPDSLSLRARQIISECDIVYFEQFTSPIKEQNSYEIRSIVKGEFRLGPRWLVEDGREILDAARGKKVALLSYGDPYIATTHIELRVRAVLEGIQTDTVHASSAITSLIGECGLHYYKVGRTVTIMSGIRPSTAYYTIFENLKLGSHTVVLLEYNQNRGFFLSPVEAFKSLLEEEREQVRKVVSDSLYAIVASRIGFEDQKITAGKISSLLDKDFGKAPHTIVIPGTLHFTESDALKALAECADMPEENTPKIEKISAQMMRKYVPMVRRALEQIAPHYSDAKEFAGVLENADLYIRDAERFFEQGKDELAILSIGYADGLVDALRIAKGIEPEMNS; this is encoded by the coding sequence ATGCTCTGGTTTATCGGTATTGGCATAACTGGCCCCGACTCACTTTCTCTTCGAGCAAGACAGATAATATCAGAATGCGATATAGTGTACTTTGAGCAATTTACAAGTCCCATAAAAGAACAAAACTCGTATGAGATCAGAAGCATTGTCAAGGGAGAATTTAGACTCGGTCCAAGATGGCTAGTAGAGGATGGAAGGGAGATTCTAGATGCCGCACGGGGAAAAAAAGTCGCATTACTATCATATGGAGACCCTTACATTGCCACAACTCACATAGAGCTGCGCGTACGTGCTGTACTGGAAGGCATACAGACAGATACGGTCCACGCATCATCAGCAATTACCTCGCTTATAGGAGAGTGTGGCCTACACTACTACAAGGTAGGCAGGACGGTCACAATTATGAGCGGGATTAGGCCGAGCACCGCATACTATACAATATTTGAGAATCTAAAGCTTGGAAGCCACACTGTCGTACTACTCGAGTATAATCAGAACAGGGGATTTTTTCTGAGTCCTGTGGAAGCATTCAAGAGCCTGCTTGAGGAAGAAAGAGAACAAGTACGCAAAGTAGTTTCTGATTCACTGTATGCAATAGTTGCCTCAAGGATAGGGTTTGAGGACCAAAAGATAACTGCCGGAAAGATATCAAGCCTTCTTGATAAGGACTTTGGCAAGGCACCTCACACCATAGTCATACCTGGAACGCTTCATTTTACCGAATCCGATGCCTTGAAGGCACTCGCAGAATGCGCCGACATGCCTGAGGAGAACACACCGAAAATTGAAAAAATATCAGCACAGATGATGAGAAAATATGTACCCATGGTAAGACGTGCGCTTGAGCAAATTGCTCCTCATTACAGTGATGCAAAGGAATTTGCAGGAGTTCTTGAAAATGCAGACCTGTACATCAGGGATGCAGAACGCTTTTTTGAGCAGGGAAAGGACGAGCTTGCCATACTCAGCATAGGATATGCCGACGG